A genome region from Pseudomonas pergaminensis includes the following:
- a CDS encoding MerR family transcriptional regulator has translation MYIGKAAQLSGTTIKAIRHYEAIGLVPAAQRQGQYRVYSAQNVELLMFIKCAQQLGFKLKELQEILAGHIGDALPWERADQAIADKKQELALKIAALQEMHVGLQTFEAQLKTSQEQCSSMTQRS, from the coding sequence ATGTACATCGGCAAAGCCGCGCAGTTGTCGGGCACGACCATCAAGGCGATTCGTCACTATGAGGCAATTGGGCTGGTGCCTGCGGCACAGCGTCAGGGCCAATACCGGGTCTATTCGGCGCAGAACGTTGAGCTGTTGATGTTTATCAAGTGCGCGCAGCAATTGGGGTTCAAGCTCAAGGAGTTGCAGGAAATTCTTGCAGGCCACATAGGCGATGCATTGCCTTGGGAGCGGGCGGACCAGGCAATCGCAGACAAGAAGCAGGAACTGGCCCTGAAAATTGCCGCGCTACAGGAAATGCACGTGGGATTGCAGACATTTGAAGCACAGTTGAAAACATCACAAGAACAGTGCTCGTCAATGACGCAAAGATCCTGA
- a CDS encoding TonB-dependent receptor domain-containing protein, protein MKRLRLALPLLLLTSPDLLADTRDDALKLPNVVISANRQVQARNDSSAANTVFTRDDIDRLQPTSLTDLLSRVPGVQIAPTGGRGSLPGVYIRGTKSAQSLVLVDGQRIANTTSGDSGLQYLNVDQIERVEVLRGSRSVIYGSDAIGGVIQVFTRRNAGQGLQPRLKLGFGSHQTWERSLGLSGGDEQTRFNLGGSLDETAGINSTHTSFPSDGDHDAYRNRSLSLNLSHAFSDALEVGFNLLDNRGKSEYDNSFGRYDVATGQTVGQKPYTDYTVSSASGYVDATLNEHWQSRLELGHSENRDTKRDTLSDDFSVFNTYRDSVNWQNDLTLNEQNSLILGGDWYEDRFHGSTTFTENSRWNRAAFVQHRFHGEWFSTELGLRRDQNQQFGGQNSWSGTLTLPINPDNDVLLSYSEGFRAPTFNDLYYPDTKYSNPNLQPETSKSYELQWRSQLSDSTRLEASLYRTDLSDAIILDRSGKPQNVASARISGFEAALKQELFGWQGNLGLSLIDPRDRDSGHTLARRARRTLNLDLDRQFDKLGLGASWQAISSSYDDEDNTQRLGGYALLGLRSSWALNREVSLSLKVDNLLDKNYTRARYSYNDPGFLNNQDYREEGRVWMLGVTWTPEI, encoded by the coding sequence ATGAAACGCCTTCGCCTCGCCCTCCCCTTACTGCTTCTAACCTCGCCAGACCTGCTCGCCGACACCCGCGACGACGCGCTGAAACTCCCCAACGTCGTCATCAGCGCCAACCGCCAGGTTCAGGCCCGCAACGACAGCAGCGCCGCCAACACAGTGTTCACCCGCGACGATATCGACCGCCTGCAACCCACCAGCCTTACCGACCTGCTCAGCCGCGTGCCCGGCGTGCAGATCGCGCCCACCGGTGGCCGTGGCAGCTTGCCCGGGGTCTATATCCGTGGCACCAAATCCGCGCAAAGCCTGGTGTTGGTGGACGGTCAGCGCATTGCCAATACCACTTCCGGCGACAGCGGCCTGCAATACCTCAACGTCGACCAGATCGAGCGGGTGGAAGTGCTGCGCGGCTCACGTTCGGTGATCTACGGCAGCGATGCGATTGGCGGGGTGATCCAGGTGTTTACCCGGCGCAATGCCGGGCAGGGCCTGCAACCGCGCCTGAAGCTCGGGTTTGGCAGCCACCAGACCTGGGAGCGCAGCCTCGGCCTCTCCGGTGGCGATGAACAGACCCGTTTCAACCTCGGTGGGAGCCTGGATGAAACCGCCGGCATCAACTCGACGCACACCTCATTCCCCAGCGATGGCGACCATGATGCCTACCGCAACCGGTCCCTCAGCCTGAACCTCAGCCACGCCTTCAGCGATGCGCTGGAGGTGGGTTTCAATCTGCTGGATAACCGCGGCAAATCCGAGTACGACAACAGCTTCGGCCGCTACGACGTCGCCACCGGGCAAACCGTCGGGCAAAAGCCCTACACCGACTACACCGTGAGCAGCGCCAGCGGCTATGTCGATGCCACGCTCAATGAGCACTGGCAATCGCGCCTGGAACTGGGCCACAGCGAGAACCGTGACACCAAGCGCGACACCCTCAGCGACGATTTCAGCGTGTTCAACACTTACCGCGATTCGGTCAACTGGCAGAACGACCTGACGCTGAATGAGCAGAACAGCCTGATCCTCGGCGGTGACTGGTACGAAGACCGCTTCCACGGCTCCACCACCTTCACCGAAAATAGCCGCTGGAACCGCGCGGCCTTTGTACAGCATCGCTTCCATGGCGAGTGGTTTTCCACCGAGCTGGGCCTGCGGCGCGACCAGAACCAGCAGTTCGGCGGGCAGAACAGCTGGAGCGGCACCCTCACCTTGCCGATCAACCCGGACAATGACGTGCTGCTCAGCTACAGCGAAGGTTTCCGTGCGCCGACCTTCAATGACTTGTATTACCCCGATACGAAGTACAGCAACCCCAACCTGCAGCCTGAAACCTCAAAGAGCTACGAGCTGCAATGGCGCAGCCAACTAAGCGATAGCACCCGCCTGGAAGCCTCGCTGTACCGCACTGACTTGAGCGATGCGATCATCCTCGACCGCTCCGGCAAGCCGCAGAACGTAGCGTCGGCGCGCATCAGCGGCTTTGAGGCTGCGCTAAAGCAGGAACTGTTTGGCTGGCAGGGCAACCTCGGGCTGTCACTCATCGACCCCCGCGACCGTGACAGCGGCCACACCCTGGCCCGGCGGGCGCGGCGAACGTTAAACCTGGACCTGGACCGGCAATTCGACAAACTGGGATTGGGCGCCAGCTGGCAGGCGATCAGCAGCAGCTATGACGATGAAGACAACACGCAGCGCCTGGGCGGCTATGCGTTGCTGGGGTTGCGCAGCAGTTGGGCGCTGAATCGGGAAGTGTCGTTGTCGCTGAAGGTCGATAACCTGCTGGACAAGAACTATACGCGGGCGCGTTACAGCTATAACGACCCGGGGTTCTTGAACAATCAGGATTATCGCGAAGAGGGTCGGGTGTGGATGCTTGGGGTCACGTGGACGCCTGAGATCTGA
- the ycaC gene encoding isochorismate family cysteine hydrolase YcaC: MSTATYNRLNKDDAVVLLVDHQTGLISLVQDFSPNEFKNNVLALADLAKFFNLPTILTTSFEQGPNGPLVPELKEMFPDAPYIARPGQINAWDNEDFVKAIKATGRKQIIIAGVVTDVCVAFPTLSALAEGFDVFVVTDASGTFNTTVQQAAWSRMTQAGAQMMNWFSVACELHRDWRNDIEGLGNLLSQRIPNYRNLMNGYSALTARKD; encoded by the coding sequence ACCGCTTGAACAAAGACGACGCCGTAGTCCTGCTGGTCGACCACCAGACCGGCCTGATCTCCCTGGTACAGGACTTCTCGCCCAACGAGTTCAAGAACAACGTCCTGGCCCTCGCCGACCTGGCCAAGTTCTTCAACCTGCCGACCATCCTCACCACCAGCTTCGAGCAAGGCCCCAACGGCCCGCTGGTGCCAGAGCTGAAGGAGATGTTCCCGGACGCGCCCTACATCGCTCGCCCTGGTCAGATCAATGCCTGGGACAACGAAGACTTCGTCAAGGCGATCAAAGCCACCGGCCGTAAGCAGATCATCATTGCCGGTGTGGTCACGGACGTTTGCGTAGCCTTCCCGACCTTGTCGGCGCTGGCGGAAGGGTTTGATGTGTTCGTGGTCACCGATGCGTCGGGCACGTTCAACACCACGGTGCAGCAGGCGGCGTGGAGCCGGATGACGCAAGCCGGGGCGCAGATGATGAACTGGTTCTCGGTGGCCTGTGAGCTGCATCGCGACTGGCGCAATGACATCGAAGGCCTGGGGAATCTGTTGTCCCAGCGCATTCCTAACTATCGCAATTTGATGAATGGTTACTCGGCGTTGACGGCGCGTAAGGACTAA
- the dxs gene encoding 1-deoxy-D-xylulose-5-phosphate synthase, protein MPTTFQEIPRKRPSTPLLDRAVTPAGLRRLGEAELETLADELRLELLYTVGQTGGHFGAGLGVIELTIALHYVFDTPDDRLVWDVGHQAYPHKILTGRRERMGSLRQKDGIAAFPRRAESEYDTFGVGHSSTSISAALGMAIAARLQGSDRKAIAVIGDGALTAGMAFEALNHAPEVDANMLVILNDNDMSISRNVGGLSNYLAKILSSRTYASMREGSKKVLSRLPGAWEIARRTEEYAKGMLVPGTLFEELGWNYIGPIDGHDLPTLIATLRNMRDLKGPQFLHIVTKKGKGFAPAEVDPIGYHAITKLEPLDAPAAAPKKASGPKYSGVFGEWLCDMAAADPRLVGITPAMKEGSDLVAFSERFPLRYFDVAIAEQHAVTFAAGMACEGAKPVVAIYSTFLQRGYDQLVHDVAVQNLDVLFAIDRAGLVGEDGPTHAGSFDLSYLRCIPGMLVMTPSDENELRKMLSTGHLYNGPAAVRYPRGNGPNAVIEKDLVPIEIGKGIVRRQGSKTTFLVFGVQLAEALKVAEKIDATVVDMRFVKPLDEALVREIAGSHELLVTVEENAIMGGAGAAVSEFLARENILKSVLHLGLPDVYVEHAKPAQMLAECGLDEAGIEASVRERMALLGL, encoded by the coding sequence ATGCCCACGACGTTTCAAGAGATTCCCCGCAAGCGCCCGTCCACGCCCCTGCTTGACCGTGCTGTCACGCCGGCCGGCCTGCGTCGACTGGGTGAAGCCGAGCTGGAAACCCTGGCCGATGAGTTGCGCCTGGAATTGCTCTACACGGTCGGCCAGACCGGTGGGCATTTTGGTGCCGGCCTGGGCGTCATCGAGCTGACTATCGCCCTGCATTACGTGTTCGACACCCCGGACGACCGGCTGGTGTGGGACGTGGGCCATCAAGCGTATCCGCACAAGATCCTCACGGGTCGCCGTGAGCGCATGGGCAGCCTGCGCCAGAAGGACGGCATTGCCGCCTTCCCGCGCCGCGCCGAGAGCGAGTACGACACCTTTGGCGTCGGCCACTCCAGCACCTCCATCAGTGCAGCGCTGGGGATGGCGATTGCCGCCCGCCTGCAAGGCAGTGATCGCAAGGCGATCGCGGTGATTGGTGACGGCGCGTTGACCGCCGGCATGGCCTTCGAAGCGCTCAACCATGCGCCGGAAGTGGACGCCAACATGCTGGTGATCCTCAACGACAACGACATGTCGATCTCGCGCAATGTCGGTGGCCTGTCCAACTACCTTGCAAAAATCCTCTCCAGCCGCACCTACGCCAGCATGCGCGAAGGCAGCAAGAAGGTGCTCTCGCGTCTGCCTGGCGCGTGGGAAATTGCCCGCCGTACCGAAGAATATGCCAAGGGCATGCTGGTGCCTGGCACCCTGTTCGAAGAGCTGGGCTGGAACTACATCGGCCCGATCGACGGCCATGACTTGCCCACTCTGATCGCCACGCTGCGCAACATGCGTGACCTCAAGGGCCCGCAGTTCCTGCACATCGTCACCAAGAAAGGCAAAGGCTTCGCCCCGGCAGAAGTCGACCCGATTGGCTATCACGCCATCACCAAGCTGGAACCCCTGGACGCTCCCGCCGCCGCGCCGAAAAAGGCCAGCGGGCCGAAGTACTCCGGTGTGTTCGGCGAATGGCTGTGCGACATGGCCGCCGCTGACCCGCGCCTGGTGGGCATTACCCCGGCGATGAAGGAAGGCTCCGACCTGGTGGCGTTCAGCGAGCGTTTCCCGCTGCGTTACTTCGATGTGGCGATTGCCGAGCAGCACGCGGTGACCTTCGCCGCCGGCATGGCCTGTGAAGGCGCCAAGCCGGTGGTGGCGATCTACTCCACCTTCCTGCAGCGCGGTTACGACCAGTTGGTGCATGACGTGGCGGTGCAGAACCTCGACGTGCTGTTCGCCATCGACCGCGCCGGCCTGGTGGGCGAAGACGGCCCGACTCACGCGGGCAGCTTCGACCTGTCGTACTTGCGCTGCATCCCCGGCATGCTGGTGATGACCCCGAGCGACGAGAACGAACTGCGCAAGATGCTCAGCACCGGCCACCTGTACAACGGCCCGGCCGCCGTGCGCTACCCGCGCGGCAACGGCCCGAATGCGGTAATCGAAAAGGACCTGGTGCCTATCGAGATCGGTAAGGGTATCGTGCGTCGTCAAGGCAGCAAGACCACGTTCCTGGTGTTCGGCGTGCAATTGGCCGAAGCACTGAAAGTCGCCGAGAAGATCGACGCCACCGTGGTCGACATGCGTTTCGTCAAACCCCTGGATGAAGCCCTGGTGCGCGAGATCGCCGGCAGCCATGAACTGCTGGTGACCGTCGAAGAAAACGCCATCATGGGCGGTGCCGGTGCGGCCGTCAGCGAGTTCCTGGCGCGGGAGAATATCCTCAAGTCGGTGCTGCACCTGGGCCTGCCGGATGTGTACGTCGAACACGCCAAGCCGGCGCAGATGCTGGCAGAGTGCGGCTTGGATGAGGCCGGGATTGAGGCTTCGGTGCGCGAGCGTATGGCACTATTGGGCCTCTAA
- the thiL gene encoding thiamine-phosphate kinase, producing MGEFELIRNYFAAAPCAQGGEGIALGIGDDCALLALPAGEQLAISTDTLVAGVHFSDPCDPFLLGQRSLAVAVSDLAAMGAHPLAFTLALTTPTVDADWLQRYAQGLNLMAQRCGVGLVGGDTTRGPLSLTLTVFGRVPAGQALTRSGARPGDLLCVGGELGNAAGALPLVLGLRSADAAVADPLLAHYWSPQPQLALGLALRGKATSAMDISDGLLADCGHIATASKVSLLIERQRVPLSQALLAFVGDDEARVAALSGGDDYVLAFTLPPVELAPLLADGWPIHVIGRVEAGQGVTLLDATGQDITPAIRGYQHFRETP from the coding sequence ATGGGCGAGTTTGAGCTGATCCGCAACTACTTCGCCGCCGCGCCCTGTGCGCAAGGCGGCGAAGGCATTGCCCTGGGGATCGGCGATGACTGCGCCTTGCTGGCGCTCCCTGCCGGGGAGCAGCTGGCGATCTCCACCGACACATTGGTGGCCGGGGTGCATTTTTCCGACCCCTGCGACCCGTTCCTGCTGGGCCAACGTTCTTTGGCTGTGGCCGTCAGCGACCTGGCCGCCATGGGCGCCCACCCCCTCGCGTTTACCCTTGCCTTGACCACACCGACCGTCGATGCCGATTGGTTGCAACGCTATGCCCAAGGGTTGAACCTCATGGCGCAACGCTGCGGCGTGGGCCTGGTGGGTGGCGACACCACCCGTGGGCCCTTGAGCCTGACCCTGACAGTGTTTGGCCGTGTACCGGCAGGGCAAGCCTTGACCCGCAGCGGTGCGCGACCCGGCGACCTGCTGTGCGTTGGCGGTGAACTGGGCAATGCTGCCGGCGCCTTGCCGCTGGTGTTGGGCCTGCGCAGCGCCGACGCGGCGGTTGCCGATCCATTGCTGGCCCATTACTGGTCGCCGCAGCCGCAATTGGCCTTGGGGCTGGCACTGCGCGGCAAGGCGACGTCTGCGATGGATATTTCCGACGGGCTCCTGGCCGATTGTGGGCATATCGCTACGGCGTCCAAGGTCAGCCTGCTGATCGAACGCCAGCGCGTGCCATTGTCCCAGGCGCTGCTGGCGTTTGTCGGCGATGACGAAGCGCGCGTGGCGGCCCTGAGCGGCGGCGACGACTACGTGCTGGCCTTCACCCTGCCACCTGTCGAGTTGGCGCCATTGCTGGCCGACGGCTGGCCGATCCATGTGATCGGCCGGGTCGAGGCGGGGCAGGGCGTGACCCTGCTTGACGCCACTGGGCAGGACATCACGCCGGCCATCCGTGGCTACCAGCATTTTCGCGAGACGCCCTGA
- a CDS encoding nuclear FMR1 interacting 1 family protein, with protein MTRGQVKRRLSFNWWQYLALALLPLFVINLVFGQAESLLPVLAMPFFIAGVASMFLSLRYFNGYKHALIATSKALDTPEEPAAWITLAARRRTALLVAAVPAWIGALAVFVGLEAVPLFLLALSTLVLFYLYRIPRQLG; from the coding sequence GTGACCCGAGGCCAGGTGAAACGGCGACTGTCCTTCAATTGGTGGCAGTACCTGGCCCTGGCGTTGCTGCCCCTGTTCGTGATCAACCTGGTGTTCGGCCAAGCCGAATCCCTGCTGCCGGTGCTGGCCATGCCGTTCTTCATTGCCGGCGTGGCCTCGATGTTCCTCAGCCTGCGCTACTTCAACGGCTATAAACACGCGTTGATCGCCACCTCCAAAGCCCTCGATACCCCCGAAGAACCGGCTGCCTGGATCACCCTGGCGGCCCGGCGGCGCACGGCGCTGCTGGTTGCTGCCGTCCCGGCCTGGATCGGTGCGCTGGCGGTGTTCGTCGGCCTGGAGGCGGTGCCGCTGTTCCTGTTGGCGCTGTCGACGCTGGTGCTGTTCTACCTCTACCGCATTCCCCGTCAACTGGGATGA
- the ribH gene encoding 6,7-dimethyl-8-ribityllumazine synthase, with product MTLKTIEGTFIAPKGRYALVVGRFNSFVVESLVSGAVDALVRHGVSESDITIIRAPGAFEIPLVAQKVAQQGEYAAIIALGAVIRGGTPHFEYVAGECTKGLAQVSMEFGVPVAFGVLTVDSIEQAIERSGTKAGNKGAEAALSALEMVSLLSQLEAK from the coding sequence ATGACCCTGAAGACCATCGAAGGTACCTTCATCGCCCCCAAAGGCCGCTACGCCCTGGTGGTTGGCCGCTTCAACAGCTTCGTGGTTGAAAGCCTGGTAAGCGGTGCCGTGGACGCCCTGGTTCGCCACGGTGTGAGCGAAAGCGACATCACCATTATCCGTGCCCCTGGCGCCTTCGAAATTCCACTGGTTGCGCAGAAAGTTGCTCAGCAGGGTGAATACGCGGCAATCATCGCCCTGGGCGCGGTCATTCGTGGCGGTACCCCGCACTTCGAATACGTTGCAGGCGAATGCACCAAGGGCCTGGCCCAGGTGTCCATGGAATTCGGCGTGCCCGTCGCTTTCGGCGTGCTGACCGTGGATTCCATCGAGCAAGCCATCGAGCGTTCCGGCACCAAGGCCGGCAACAAAGGTGCTGAAGCTGCCCTGTCCGCCCTGGAAATGGTCAGCCTGCTGTCGCAGTTGGAGGCCAAGTGA
- the ispA gene encoding (2E,6E)-farnesyl diphosphate synthase, translating into MIDAYQASSQARVNAALEPLFVAPSPELKRLYEAMRYSVMNGGKRVRPLLAYAACEALGATAEQANGAACAVELIHAYSLVHDDLPAMDDDDLRRGQPTTHKAFDEACAILAGDGLQSLAFSALLDPALSNVNAEIRLRMVTALAVAAGPAGMVGGQAIDLGSVGQKLDQHALEYMHRHKTGALIEAAVHLGALASGRAEAAQLAALKTYALAIGLAFQVQDDILDVESDTATLGKRQGADIARDKPTYPALLGLEAAKAYALELRDQALDALRPFDAAAEPLRDLARYIVERRH; encoded by the coding sequence ATGATCGACGCGTATCAGGCCAGTAGCCAAGCCCGGGTCAATGCGGCGTTGGAACCGTTGTTTGTTGCGCCAAGCCCCGAACTCAAGCGTCTTTACGAAGCCATGCGCTATAGCGTGATGAATGGCGGCAAGCGCGTGCGCCCGCTGCTGGCGTATGCGGCGTGTGAAGCCTTGGGCGCCACCGCCGAGCAGGCCAATGGCGCGGCCTGTGCGGTGGAGTTGATCCACGCCTATTCCCTGGTGCATGACGATTTGCCGGCGATGGACGACGACGATTTGCGTCGCGGCCAGCCAACCACCCATAAAGCCTTTGATGAAGCCTGTGCGATCCTCGCCGGTGACGGCCTGCAAAGCCTGGCGTTCAGCGCACTGCTGGACCCGGCGCTGAGCAACGTCAACGCCGAGATCCGCTTGCGCATGGTCACCGCCCTGGCCGTGGCGGCAGGCCCGGCCGGCATGGTCGGCGGCCAGGCCATCGACCTCGGTTCGGTGGGCCAGAAGCTTGATCAACACGCGCTGGAATACATGCACCGCCACAAGACCGGCGCCTTGATTGAAGCCGCCGTGCACCTGGGTGCCCTGGCCAGCGGGCGCGCCGAAGCAGCGCAATTGGCGGCGCTGAAGACCTATGCGCTGGCCATCGGCCTGGCGTTCCAGGTGCAGGACGACATTCTCGACGTGGAAAGTGACACCGCGACCCTGGGCAAGCGCCAAGGCGCCGATATCGCGCGGGACAAGCCGACTTACCCTGCATTGTTGGGGCTGGAAGCCGCCAAGGCCTATGCCCTGGAACTGCGCGACCAGGCCTTGGACGCCCTGCGACCTTTCGACGCGGCGGCCGAGCCACTGCGTGACCTGGCGCGGTATATCGTCGAACGCCGGCACTGA
- a CDS encoding exodeoxyribonuclease VII small subunit, with protein sequence MARKKVALDFEQSLADLQTLVERLENGELSLEDSLTAFEQGIGLTRDCQSALAQAEQKVQVLLERDGELAEEPFDAEQPE encoded by the coding sequence ATGGCCCGCAAAAAAGTTGCACTCGATTTCGAACAATCCCTCGCCGACCTGCAAACCCTGGTCGAGCGGCTGGAGAACGGCGAGTTGTCGCTGGAAGACTCGTTGACGGCGTTTGAGCAAGGCATCGGCCTGACCCGCGACTGCCAGAGCGCCTTGGCGCAGGCGGAGCAGAAGGTGCAGGTGCTGCTGGAGCGTGACGGGGAGTTGGCCGAAGAGCCTTTCGATGCGGAACAGCCCGAATGA
- the nusB gene encoding transcription antitermination factor NusB produces MISDESDNFNPREPRPADAGKPSKNEKRRAARQLATQALYQRHLAGASLNEIEAQFRVDNDFTFADLPYFHDILHGVHAHLTEIDTALAPCLDLTIEELDPVELCVMRLSAWELLYRVDVPYRVVINEGIELAKVYGSTDGHKFVNGVLDKLAPRLREAEVKAYKR; encoded by the coding sequence GTGATTTCCGACGAGAGCGACAACTTCAACCCGCGCGAGCCACGTCCAGCCGATGCTGGCAAGCCTTCCAAGAACGAGAAGCGTCGCGCTGCTCGTCAGTTGGCGACCCAGGCGCTATACCAGCGTCACCTGGCGGGCGCATCGTTGAACGAAATCGAAGCACAGTTTCGCGTCGACAACGATTTCACCTTCGCCGACCTGCCGTACTTCCACGACATCCTGCACGGTGTGCATGCCCACCTGACCGAGATCGATACAGCCCTGGCGCCTTGCCTGGACCTGACCATCGAAGAGCTGGACCCGGTTGAGCTGTGCGTGATGCGCCTGTCGGCCTGGGAGCTGCTGTATCGCGTCGACGTGCCGTACCGCGTGGTGATCAACGAAGGTATCGAACTGGCGAAAGTCTACGGTTCGACCGACGGCCACAAGTTCGTCAACGGCGTGCTCGACAAGCTGGCCCCGCGCCTGCGTGAAGCCGAAGTGAAGGCGTACAAGCGCTGA
- a CDS encoding cobalamin-binding protein translates to MRCHWLAVLLLALSAQALAAERVVSLAPSLSEIVAELGAADMLVGVLDGGDRPTALAHVPSVGHYGQLDMERLLSLRPDLILLWPGSVGPAQREQLQRLNIPVYVAEPHSLEQLTTQVQAIAEQLGRAEAGRQLAAHLRQRLAELRQRYRRTEPLRVFYQVWNQPLYTVGGGQIISDALSVCGARNVFDDLKLPAPQVSIESVLQRDPEMILVGDQAQKEAWRVWPAMAERVRLVPDKGLERPSGQMLEAVGRLCQVIAPDR, encoded by the coding sequence ATGAGGTGTCACTGGCTGGCGGTGCTGCTGCTGGCATTGAGCGCCCAGGCGCTGGCTGCCGAGCGTGTCGTGAGCCTGGCGCCTTCCCTGTCTGAAATCGTCGCTGAATTGGGTGCCGCCGACATGTTGGTGGGCGTGCTCGACGGCGGGGACCGCCCGACGGCGCTGGCGCACGTCCCGTCAGTGGGGCATTACGGCCAGTTGGACATGGAGCGCTTGCTCAGCCTCAGGCCCGACCTGATCCTGCTGTGGCCCGGCAGTGTCGGCCCAGCCCAGCGCGAGCAACTGCAGCGCCTGAATATTCCGGTGTACGTCGCCGAACCCCACAGCCTTGAACAGCTCACCACCCAGGTCCAGGCCATTGCCGAGCAATTGGGCCGCGCTGAAGCCGGCCGACAGTTGGCCGCGCACTTGCGCCAACGCCTGGCCGAATTGCGCCAGCGCTACCGGCGTACCGAGCCGTTACGCGTGTTTTATCAAGTGTGGAACCAGCCGCTGTATACCGTGGGCGGTGGGCAGATCATCAGCGATGCGCTGAGCGTGTGCGGCGCGCGCAATGTGTTCGATGACCTCAAGTTGCCCGCGCCGCAGGTGAGTATCGAGTCGGTATTGCAGCGTGATCCCGAGATGATCCTGGTGGGGGATCAAGCCCAGAAGGAGGCCTGGAGGGTTTGGCCGGCGATGGCAGAACGGGTGCGGCTGGTGCCCGACAAAGGCCTGGAACGGCCTAGCGGGCAGATGCTGGAGGCGGTGGGGCGGTTGTGTCAGGTGATTGCGCCGGACCGCTGA
- the ribA gene encoding GTP cyclohydrolase II: MPVVFVAASKLPTPFATFTMNGFLEEATGREHVVLSLGDIADGAPVLGRVHSECLTGDALFSQRCDCGSQLEAAMRAIAREGRGVLLYLRQEGRGIGLMNKIRAYELQDGGADTVEANERLGFAADQRDYAICLPMLEHLGVKSLRLMTNNPRKVKALTEMGITVAERVPLHTGHNPHNKLYLATKASKLDHMMGNEHQGEVDRA, translated from the coding sequence GTGCCCGTCGTTTTCGTCGCCGCTTCCAAGCTGCCTACCCCTTTTGCCACGTTCACCATGAACGGCTTTCTCGAAGAAGCCACCGGGCGCGAGCACGTTGTGCTCAGCCTCGGTGATATCGCGGACGGCGCGCCGGTGCTTGGCCGTGTGCACTCCGAGTGCCTGACTGGCGATGCGTTGTTCAGCCAGCGCTGCGACTGCGGCTCGCAACTGGAAGCGGCTATGCGGGCCATCGCCCGTGAAGGCCGGGGCGTGCTGCTGTATTTGCGTCAGGAAGGCCGGGGCATTGGCCTGATGAACAAGATCCGCGCCTACGAGCTGCAAGATGGCGGCGCCGATACGGTCGAAGCCAACGAGCGCCTGGGTTTTGCTGCCGACCAGCGTGACTACGCGATCTGCCTGCCGATGCTGGAGCACCTGGGCGTCAAGTCCTTGCGCTTGATGACCAACAACCCGCGCAAGGTTAAAGCCTTGACCGAGATGGGCATCACCGTGGCCGAGCGTGTGCCGCTGCACACCGGGCACAATCCGCACAACAAGCTCTACCTGGCCACCAAGGCCAGCAAGCTCGACCACATGATGGGTAACGAGCACCAGGGCGAGGTCGACCGCGCGTGA
- a CDS encoding substrate-binding periplasmic protein gives MDVRRWLLIVLCAFMAVAQAQDVPGKIMLASEEWNDYTNKDGTGLAWDVMRQVFEPAGIKVQIRSVPYTRSVGLAQRGEVDGWVGSYRDEAEGVLYPHWNFDSDHIYALGLASTPAPTVATLGNYRLAWVRGYKYEEYLPNVHRFNQIERRDGILPMLEHARADFYIDALTEAKYVLSQADEPSKFALTPIAELPLYIGFADNERGRGLMAVFDQRMAALVKSGELKPIFERWKQPYPF, from the coding sequence ATGGATGTGCGCCGCTGGCTGCTGATAGTGCTGTGTGCTTTTATGGCGGTGGCCCAGGCGCAGGACGTGCCCGGCAAGATCATGCTGGCCAGTGAGGAATGGAACGACTACACCAACAAAGACGGCACCGGCCTGGCCTGGGACGTGATGCGCCAAGTCTTCGAACCCGCCGGTATCAAGGTGCAGATCCGCTCCGTGCCCTATACCCGCTCGGTTGGCCTGGCCCAGCGCGGCGAGGTGGACGGCTGGGTGGGCTCCTATCGTGATGAAGCCGAGGGTGTGTTGTACCCCCACTGGAACTTCGATTCCGACCATATCTACGCGCTCGGGCTGGCCAGTACGCCGGCGCCGACAGTGGCCACGCTGGGCAATTACCGCCTGGCCTGGGTGCGCGGCTACAAGTACGAGGAGTACTTGCCCAACGTGCACCGCTTCAACCAGATCGAGCGCCGCGACGGCATTCTGCCGATGCTGGAACACGCCCGGGCCGACTTCTACATCGATGCGTTGACCGAGGCCAAGTACGTGCTCAGCCAGGCCGATGAGCCGTCGAAGTTTGCACTCACGCCGATTGCCGAACTGCCGTTGTACATCGGTTTTGCCGATAACGAGCGGGGCCGGGGCTTGATGGCTGTCTTTGACCAGCGCATGGCGGCCCTGGTGAAAAGCGGCGAGTTAAAGCCGATATTCGAGCGCTGGAAACAACCCTATCCGTTCTGA